The DNA region agacagggtagggagactcttggatttttggacagatcaatccaggttcgtcttttgttgtctctccgtggagacgaaccagagaccttctctgcccatagtccaagtttctgccactagaccaccgcaattacatgaattattaacacacatcagacaacaaaaaatatgaataaaaaggtaaaagtcCAAATAATGTATCCTCTGATCTAAAAATCATAAGAAAAGAACTATCCTGATtaaagggcttttattttgtattttctagcTTCCGGTATCGCAGCCTGTGACGCAGACACATGAACGCGTCACTTCGAACGTCTTCGGCTTTTCTTCCTCCACGCTGTCTGTACCTGACTGCACTGCCCCCTGCTGATgaccagaggaaacacaaagggTTCgtacaaaaattaaaaaaggttcAACAGATTCATAATCctataaaataaagttataagTGTTATAATTATTCTTATAAATCATCACCCTTCTATGTCTATTACTTTTTCAGCATCTAAAcggatatctttttttttaacattattacatattatattattattcgCTCCAGTGAATACTATGACCATCCCTCAATATTGCAGCaacattatttgtgtgtgtgcagagttgCGTGACTGTAtcacaatctgtgtgtgtgtaaaatcagATTTGTAAACATGTAAGTGTCTGTTAATGTGTACTGAGATCTGATCAGGTGCAGACAAACCTACATCATGTGTTCATAGATGCTGATGACAGATCAGCTGACGTGAGGACAAGTTTACAGCTCAATGAATATTAAGTGTTTTATGATGAGAGGAGATTCCATGCAGTGcttttaatttcatatttgcattttaatcTCCGGTCAGAAGAAAACGTTTCACTGCAATCAACCTGAACTTGTGTATTTTAAtgacctcggccaaggaggcagcttttgtctctttgttggtcagaacttggtggaaggaggtGGGACGGGTCGGGGGGGAGCTTGTTCTATTTCGGTGCAGACGCAGGAGTTTCTTTCATTTTCGAGATAGGACCTTTTCTCCCGgggaatatttcatggatcttgataaaacaaatcagacatatttaggggactgaatTTAAtaagtgtgtggaatttggtgcagcttgtttgGACGTTGGTGGAGGTTTGATCTCTACTCATGTTCTATTAGtttctttaaacaaaaataaccacAAACTACATTTTCACACTTCGATGGCAGCTGAAATCTGTTCTTCAGTTTCTCTTCTTACTTGAACAATAAACCAGGAATCTTAACAAAGGCTTCATGTCCCATCGGTCTGAACTAAATCCaactgtaaatgtttatttcgTCAAAGGGAATAAATCTAGATGTTGGTACAGATGCACACGTATTAAATCCTCTGTTCAAACATGTTGAGCTTAGATcgatcaagaaaataaaaaccctACGTCAGCAATGACAACTCAGGATGTACTGTGGATTTATTGTATGTGCAAATTCTTGCAAGAGGCAATTCAGGTGCAACAGGAATGGACACAGTGCCCAAGACACAGTAAACTGCATATGATGCTACACCAGTGGTGGGTTTGTGTTAGTTTGTTGTGTGGGTGCATGTATAGTACGTGTAAGCCTTTTCATGTTCGGAATgtgcaacagtgtgtgtttgatcgtGAGCCTTGATGCTGTTTGTCCACATgatgtttgtcagcagaatgTTTTTGGACGGGGAGCGGAGACGTGGAGCGAGCCACCGCTCTGAGGATCCTGAACCCAAAGTACCCTCGTCTCCATCCACGGATTTAAACCTTCTCACTTTCAGGGACGAACTGGAGAAACTCTCTCACacgaaataaaaacacattgacatCTTCAAGTTCCCTTAAACAGCAGACATTCAACttttaactgtgttttttatatacaaTAGAAGGATCTTCATATATCAATATTCTTCATCTTCACGGCTTTTTCTTCACTTACTCGTTGTCAAGTCCTTATTTCCATACGCGTTTgtcctttttgtatttatagagTATTTTCAGTATTTACAGTATAAATTACTACACAGTcttgtgataaaataaataacttaaatacAATGGCCGTGGCTTTTGCAGTGGCTTTTGCattaaggagaaaagggggggATGGGACGAGGCTGAAGACCAGAGGCTGAAGACCAGAGGCTGAAGAACGGGGGCTGAAGAACCGGGGCTGAAGAAAAGAGGTTGAAGACCAGAGGCTGTAgaccagaggctgaacaccagaggCTGTAGACCAGAAGAAGACTTTGCTCCTCGTTCCTTCAGGGTTACAAACTGAGAGGAGGGTCGGTTTGTTGGATGCAGTCTTTCTGCAGAGcaacagggaggagggaggtgatggAAGAGGGGAAAAACTTCCTTCCCACTGTGGCGTGAGTTTGGAAACTCTCCGTGAGGACAGATCAGTGTTTCCTGCTCATAAAACATCAGGATTTCTTACTACAAATGTTAAGGAATAAATGCTGCACTATGAAATCAAAAGTTCCATCGCGCCAAAATATGTGTTTCTGGTATTTAGACGTTTATTAAAATCCTTCAAATCTGGCGGATGCAACTGATCTAACTAAATatattttagcttttttaaataGTGTTATATTTGCTAACACAGATTTGGTATGAGTGACAGTCAATCTCTGTATCTTAAATACATTCTACAGCCAaacgtgtgtgaatgtgttcacATTGTTCTTCACTGGTGTCAACACACTTGTGTCCATGTTGTGTACATGTCCACTGTTGGCCACCAGAACAAACACTGAGCGAAGCTAACTGCTCACTAGCGGACGCTCTATATTAGTATTTGTCATTGGTTCTTGTTTATCTGCTCTCAGAAGAATTTCCCAACAAACCGCAACTGTGAGAGTGAAGTTATCAGGAAACTGAGCCCGACCAatgaaatcttttattttatagaaTTAACGaagcagaaaagatgtgcatttataattgtgttttatggaaataaattaaagaattttgcaatgtttattttcttactaGAAGTTCTACATTGGTTGGATTTGTgtattctttatttaaagttgttTATAATaacgtttatttatttgtcatgaCTTGATTATGACCTCTTAGGAATCACTGCCAATTTGTTTTTGATATATATACTGGCTGATATAACGATATTGGTTTTACTCCCATATGatttatgattttaaatgatttgtctTTTGAAATCTGCTGTATAAATgaagttattattgttatcagcGTGTGTCGGGCACGGTCTGACATGTTGGAGGAGGAATGGAGAGAAGCGTAGGATAGAAAAGAAGAAGGCTGAGAacgagggaggaggtggagggagggatgagtgCAAAGCTTCTCCTCCGGCTATACCACGGTGCCGCTCGGAGAGTTCCCGTTCTGTGCTGTCAGGTTCTGaaggagacacaaagagacagaacacgAGGGAACGTTAGAGACGAGGGACAATCAAGAACATCTAAACTTCACTTTTAAGTGCAGGAAGATAAGAAGCCATTGTTGCAGCGGAAAGGAGAAGAGATATCCTCTCCTTCTGAAGTCTGAAGAAGCGAAACTCgactcaaaataacttcatgactgaCCTGCAGTGTTTTACTGGAGGCAGCAGAACGTCTCACAATAAGTAGGCTAATTACAATTTGATATTAAATGTCCTGGAAGAAGTAaaaccacagaggagagaagtggaAGGACCCAGTTTAAGAGTGAAATGCATCCCCCTTTTTAAGTTTATAAATATGAGACTTTTTGGCATCGTCCCATTTGAACTTGTTTAAatcttttaataataaataactatgACTTTCTAATGAAAGACTTGACTGCAGACGTACCGCCTTCCCCGGCCGGGCCCAGGTGCAGATGAGACCCTCTTGGCAGGCGGTGATGATGCAGTCGTCCATGAACACCAGGACCGTCAGCCTCTCGTGGGCGATCTTCTTGCACACCAGCGGCTCCAGCAGCGGCACCTCGTGCATGCGTGGGCACAGCGTGGTGCCCAGGACCTTAGCAGCGTCCAGACGATTGCTTCTCGGCGCCACGTTGATCTTGTCGTTGCTTTTGCTAATGTTGCCCAGGCTGTGGTAACGCTTGTGCTCCTTCTCCACCCCCCCGCTGCCCCCTGACTTGTCCGACTTGCGCTCATGGAGCGACAGCGTGGCAAAGCGGCCGATACTGAACGGGGTGATGTTTCCTCCGCCGCtgctccctccccctcctccacctgcccCACTGCCCTCCGAGGCCCCCTGGCCTTTGGAGGTGTTTGCCACGGCGGGGTGGGGCAGAGAGTTGGAGCGTGAGAGGGAGCGGGGGAGCGGTAAGGGGAGTGTTGGCGGGTTGGCTGTGCCAGTGTTGGTGTTAGGTGGGTGATGGTGCCCCTcaacccccccactccctcccccACCTGAGGTGCTGTTGACCACCACGCTGCCAGAGTTGGATAGCGAGGGTCCGAAAGTGTTCGTGAAGGCGCGGGACAGCGGTAAGCGTGGGTACAACACGTCATCCGTCAGGTCCCACAGACAGAACTGGGTGTCCTGCCCCACTGAGCCAAACCGGTACGTGACCGACGGCGTACCTCCGCCTTTAGAGCTGTGCCGAGAAAGACGCGACAGCGTGCTGCTTGTTCGGACCCGGCCGAAGTGCATGGTGTTGTTcggcgccccctggtggaggtcCTCCTCACTGCCGCTAAGCTCCATCGGCTCATCATCTTCCAGGGAGGTCGTGAAGGGGTCGAAAGCCACCACATTCACCCAAGACTTGTGGCCGTGCCCCCTTGCTACCACACGGCTTTCTGCAAACGACCAGACGGTAACCAGGTCGTCCTCACCGCCGGTGGCAAGGTATTTCCCATCTGGACTCCACGACACGCACAGCAGCCCCCCAAAGTAACTCTTCATCACCCCCTGCAGCTCCATCGAGTCAAAGTGGAAGACGCGCAGGCAGCCGTCCTGGCCCACACACGCCACATGGACGCCATCCGGGGAGAAGGCAAACTCATTGAGGCCCCCTTCACCCACGGCCCATCGCAACAGCGGGTTGCGCGGCGTCTTGGTTTTGCAGGCGTAGACGGCGAAGCCTTCTCCCTGCCGCAGCAGAGAGTACTGTGGGGCTGTGGTGCCGCATGGGTGGTCCACGTTGTAGAGGTAGAGGTGGCCACTGGCATGGGAGGCCAGGAACAGGTTCTCTGACTTGGGAAGCCATTTTAGACACGTCACCTTGGATTTGTCTATCAACCTCTGGAAAACAGGGAGGAGGCAGACAGGGTGGAAGGGAGGTAAAGGACcgggaagagaaaaggagaggtgATACaaaaagaagcttttaaatCAGAGGAGGAATGGACGAAAAGGATACAAGAGagagtcaaataaaaataaatccttgatTTGAGGATGCAGCATGCATTTACATAGATTCTAGataaaatcaaactaaatataaaccactgagacaaacacatgaaaaaggGAAGCATGGGAAGTGACGAGTCCGAAGAGATCGAGAAACAAGGGTGAGCggcagaagagacagaaaccagcggagagagaagaggaaaaagatttggaaaaacaaattccAGAGAGGTGAAGAGATTCATACACACGCTGACACAATGTCTGCATGCagtagtgcacacacacacacacacacacacacagtctccaaTCTCCTCGATTTTATTGGGAATCCCATTAAAGAGAATCCCATTAAACGAAAATAATCTGTTCAGGAGACGCAGTAAAAGAATGTGGAGACGACAAAGCACATGAGGGAAAACACTGAAGACACTGTTGGATTGTTTTCTATCAGGCTTTAAAGGCAACAACACACCgagctgaaacacagaggaaactgaaatgagcagaaaaacaaacgtGATAATACCTCCTCATTGAAGAGTTTACTGGTTTCCTTCTTAATGGGGTCGAGATACTGGACTTGTCCGGCTGAGAACCCCACGATGAGAGCCACACTCTCTGCTGTGGCCGAGTACTGGTTGAAGTCGTGACACGTTGGCTGGGTCCCCTTGTAGATCCTCTTGTCTATTGGCTTACTGAGGTCTACAGCCTGCAGGCACAGTGGATAAAGAGCAAAACATCATCAGTGAAAGATCAGGGAAGAAACTCATTTCTCATCTATAGAGACCAATAAACATCAGATGTTGGTGTCAGAGCAAAATCCACAATCATGGCTCTGTGCTTTCAGTTAGAGTGATGGAATACATCAGTGGGCACAAGGAGGACTGAAGttaagacctgctgctggactcaggtTTTAAGGAGCATCCAGTGTTTCTTAGTGAGGAGAAACTACAGGAGCAATACAGACTGCACCTCCTTCCACATGGCACAGTCCAGAAAAACCTCTGATTCAAGATGTCACCCTTGTAGAGATACTAAAGGGGCTTTCCGTTAGAAATTCAACAGCATCTTGTGTCTTGTaaaccatctgctgctgctggtgactAAATCACATTCAGCACAACCCCCACTTCCCTCTGTCAATATCCCGTGTCCCCGAGGGGAGGTCTTCGTCAGACAATCACCTCCTGTGAGGGTGAAAATCCTCCTTCAGGAGGTCAGGGTGCACGGGTCATCACAGTCGATCTATTCCAGTAATTGCAGCAGAGCAGGATTGTAGTGTTGTGGTGTTGCACTTTGTTTTCATCCGTCTTTGCAGAATAACACTCAAACGACTGGAGGGATTACAGCAGGGATGGGGGGGGTGACATGTGTCAGGGGAACATCCATGCATCTCTCTTTAAAGTGGGTTTTCTCCACACTTCACAGGAAATAAagaatggatcttgatgaaaggaTTGATAGCTATGAGTGAGGCTGattcggtgcagcttgattgaaagTAAGATACAGTTTGGTGAGGAGATGTGCTTCACTGGTATCATGATCATTTGTACTGTCTGGTTTGGTTGTGTTGGTTTGATGGAACCCAGTAAGCACAGATAACTCGCAGTAGACGAgttaccccccaccccccccccccccttctctctcttccgaTGGGTGTACAGTGACTGCATGAGGACACACAGCAGCTTGTATTTGACAGGTTTGGTTTCCAGAGGCTCCAGCTGTCAGAGGCCGCTCCCTGCTCCCCTCGCCCGGTGACAGTGAACCTGCTCCAGCCTCCTCTCGCACACAGCATCCGCCtgcaccagcccccccccccccccccccagctccacTAACCACCACCCGAACACACATCTACAATGTAACCAGAACCATAAGCATCACATCAGCGGTGCAGGCTAACATGCTAAGCTAAAGCCCGAGCATCCGAGCTGTCATCCCGGCCGAGAGGCGTGGGGCAGCGGGCTCACCTTCTTGATGTTGGTGTAGGTGTAGAAGTACAGCTCCCGGCCGATGTTGAAGCACACTCTCTCCGACTCCTCGCCCGGGTCCTCGGGCTGCAGCTTCACCATGGAGACCCGGACCGGCGGCAGGAAGCCCGCCGGAGAGGAGTTGGCTGCGGcgttggaggaagaggaggcggcggcggcagccCCGGGCCCCTGCAGCAGCCCGACCCCTCCGCCCGGTAACGGACCGGGTCCAGGCCCGGGGCCCAGCGTGCCTCCAGCGGCCGGACCCCGCGGCAGCCCGCCCCGCTGCTGCGAGTCCGAGAGGGTGAGCAGCTTGTAGAAACCCTCCCGGGTCCGGAACTGGGATTTAATCTCATTCAGATCCTTCAGAGCGCCGCCATCTCCGGCCATCTTTAGTGCAGACAAGCCGCACAGGAAACCAAGGTTCTGACCTGGAAATAATATCGATGCAATAAAGAAATACTAGAATAGAAAGAGGCGAGGCGAGCCGAGCTGAGCTAGGCCGACCAGCACTCCCGGTTCGACCCCGTGCATCTTACACCAGAACCAGCGACCGCACCGCTGCTGCCTGCTTAATGATCCCGGAGAGGAAGCCCTTCTGAGCCGGTGTGAGCATCATCCTCCACCGGGTCTCTGGCTCCGTGCATCCACTGTGCGTGAAGAACGTGTGAcgctgctgatgctgatgatgctgGTCGGAGCCTGGAACCTGGAGCCTGGAACCTGGAACCTGGAGCCTGGAGCCTGGAGCAACTCTCCCATTGACTTGAATAAACCTCAAACCAGATCCAGACTCAAACCATCCTGTTTAAACTCTCAGACTGGTTTTATAATAAAAGAATAGTAGTAGTTGATGATGTTATTAATGATGGCAGCACCAGTTAGTGATAACAAGACAGATAAGAGTGGATGAACTGAAGGACCACAcagttggtttgttggtttgttctATACAATGTTGAAGATCTCAATAACAAGAGGCATCAAACAACACA from Platichthys flesus chromosome 4, fPlaFle2.1, whole genome shotgun sequence includes:
- the zmp:0000000529 gene encoding WD repeat-containing protein 20 — protein: MAGDGGALKDLNEIKSQFRTREGFYKLLTLSDSQQRGGLPRGPAAGGTLGPGPGPGPLPGGGVGLLQGPGAAAAASSSSNAAANSSPAGFLPPVRVSMVKLQPEDPGEESERVCFNIGRELYFYTYTNIKKAVDLSKPIDKRIYKGTQPTCHDFNQYSATAESVALIVGFSAGQVQYLDPIKKETSKLFNEERLIDKSKVTCLKWLPKSENLFLASHASGHLYLYNVDHPCGTTAPQYSLLRQGEGFAVYACKTKTPRNPLLRWAVGEGGLNEFAFSPDGVHVACVGQDGCLRVFHFDSMELQGVMKSYFGGLLCVSWSPDGKYLATGGEDDLVTVWSFAESRVVARGHGHKSWVNVVAFDPFTTSLEDDEPMELSGSEEDLHQGAPNNTMHFGRVRTSSTLSRLSRHSSKGGGTPSVTYRFGSVGQDTQFCLWDLTDDVLYPRLPLSRAFTNTFGPSLSNSGSVVVNSTSGGGGSGGVEGHHHPPNTNTGTANPPTLPLPLPRSLSRSNSLPHPAVANTSKGQGASEGSGAGGGGGGSSGGGNITPFSIGRFATLSLHERKSDKSGGSGGVEKEHKRYHSLGNISKSNDKINVAPRSNRLDAAKVLGTTLCPRMHEVPLLEPLVCKKIAHERLTVLVFMDDCIITACQEGLICTWARPGKANLTAQNGNSPSGTVV